The nucleotide window TGGCTTCCGTGTTTTTGCTGTTTTGAGCAGTGCTTCTGAGTGGGTGTGTGCGTGTCAGGTGCTCAGTGGTGAGGTTGAGGGTCTCAGCCTCGTAGAATTGCTGGGCTGTGAGCAGCTTGGGTCAGCTCTGCAGAGAGGGCCAAATATGTTTGCAGTTCCAACTGCTCTGACAGCAGCGTCACAGTTCAGGGGAACAACTGTCTGCGTTGACACTCGGTGGAGTCAGACTTCTTAGCGTTGGGCAGTCTGCTGAATGTCTAGCGGCAGACTTCTTGAGGGCATACGTGAAAGAGCTGGTGCTTCCTTAGTGCATGTCCCTGGTGGCTGCCGCCTGTGCTCAGGAGAGAGTTGATCTAAACTCCTCCCTTGGCCTGTAAGGCCTTACTTGGCATGACACCCCACACTCTTGACCTGGCAGTTTGGAGGCACTCGTCTCTTCCTTGCACACATTCTGTCTCCCAACATCTCGGCCTTCTTTCTGGTCCCTAGGCTGCGCTTGGGCTAGGGGCCCTTTACACCTGCTGTTCTCCAGATTTAAAGTATCTTCTCTCTGTTACTTCATACCgtgtcattgtattttttttcgtGTCATTGTATTTATCTCTGAAATGATCGTAGTCATCGTagaatccttcaaaaaaaaatttttttttagcagtatAGTTGAGACTCAGTGTTAACTTTCTCacgtacagcatagtgatttgacaactgtCCAGGTTATGCTGTGCACACAAGTGCAGCTGCCCCCTGTCACTGCACAAGCCTATTGCGTTGCCATTGAGTGTATTCCCAATGCTGAACCTTTCATTCCAGTGACCTTCActaatttttacatcttttttttttttcctgtagaaatAAATCAGAATGAGTTATGCAGAAAAACCCGATGAAAtcacgaaagatgagtggatggaGAAACTCAATAACTTGCATGTCCAGCGGGCAGACATGAATCGCCTCATCATGAACTACTTGGTCACAGGTAATGGCTCACAGCAAGGATGCCACCTGTCGAACAAAACTGCCTTTTCGTACACACAGTTGGAACTTTATTTCTTGGTAAAGCTAAGTTGTGTTTGGGTATCATAAAAACACAATGCTGATTTAATGAGTTCATAGATTACCATAGTAAAGATACAGTCTTTTGGAAATGGGATGGTGATTCCAGTGTCTGAGCTCCAAGGCCTGTTCCTTGGCCTTTGACATTTTTACACTTAATGAGTATAACTAAGAATGTGCTGAAGCACATTGAGAGTCCTGGCTAACTGATCTGGCCAGTCTGGTAAATTATACTGGACTGTTTGTAGAAGGCGCACCTAACtcaaaagagaaagggggaggggcagaaacacacagaaagaaacaaacGCGGTCTGTAACTAACAGTCCTCCTTGGTACTGGGAAGGAAAAGGGTGATTCTGTACATGATCAGAAAACGGAGTTGTTTCAAACAGGTATGAGTCTCCTTCCCGTTGTTCACGGTACCCCCTTCCTGTGAAAGCTGATGAAGGGAATGTCTGCCTATAGCGGGGGTGGGGCACATACCCTGCTTGGATGTTGAAGAGAACTGTGGGCCCACAAAGAGGCAGGAGTGGGAAGGTCCATTCAGCCTGGGAGGGCATAGCCAATGCGTCCCGACGCGCCAGGAGCCCCCTGCAGCTTCTTGGCCTGGAACTGCAGCCCTCTGTAAGGAGCCCGTATGGCACTGGGCTTCTCGGCATTCATTCTCACCCCTGGAGGGTAGGTGAGAGGTttttgggtggggtggggggcagtggaaTACATTCTTTTCATCTTCTGTGTGGAACATAACTAGTAAGCTACAGAGATGTTAATACCAACTCCCTAAGAAGGTGAGGGTCATGtcgaagattatttatttgatgtGAATGGGCTTTCTAGGGGAGAAAAAACCCTTGCATTAATGTCTTACTAGCTTCCTGAGCACTGAAGATGGTTGTTGTTTTCAGAGGGCTTTAAGGAAGCAGCAGAGAAATTTCGAATGGAATCTGGGATTGAACCTAGTGTGGACCTAGAAACACTTGATGAGCGGATCAAAATCCGGGAGATGATCCTGAAAGGCCAGATCCAGGAGGCTATTGCGTTGATCAACAGTCTCCATCCAGAGCTCCTGGACACAAACCGGTACCTTTACTTCCACCTGCAAGTGAGTTTCAGTTGAGAGATACCTGGTTTGTGGCCACTCCATAAGGCTATATGTGGTGATTTCAGAAGTAACGAAgctaatttgcatttaaatagagTATTTCAGTTTATGAGGGGAAGGGGTTTCATTTAGCTGGTGCATTTCATATTTCAGAAGctgttttttactttaaaaatgctgacttaaaaaataaataaaaaaataataaaaatgctaacttaggggcacctgggtggctcagttaggcacctgactctgggttttggctcagatctcagggtcatgaggtcaggCTCTGCTCCtcgcttctctcttcctctgcccctctccccacttgtgtgtgccctccctcctccctcctcccttcctccctctcctttctctttctttcaaacaaatcttattttaaaatgctaatttgatAATTCAGGGATGCTAGGCAATTGTCCTTTGAGTAGAAAGTAGTGCTGCACTGCCGGGCATTGTGTACCTGGGCGTGGGTGTgtaagtgtgtctgcctttgccgGTGACCAGCAACAGCACCTCATAGAGCTGATCCGCCAGCGTGAGACTGAGGCAGCGCTGGAGTTCGCACAGACCCAGCTGGCCGAGCAAGGCGAGGAGAGCAGGGAATGCCTGACGGAGATGGAGCGCACTCTGGCCCTGCTGGCCTTTGACAACCCGGAAGAGTCGCCGTTTGGGGACCTGCTTCATATGATGCAGAGGCAGAAGGTAAGACCTGCGAAGGGATCCTCCTTCCATCAGTGAGTGTCCAGAGCCGGACTCAGGAACCACAGTGTGTTGAGTTTGTGGTGACAGAGGCCATCTCTGGCCGTGGGACATGCACTCTTCCTGGCGTGTAATCTTTCACTGCGGGAAGCCAGGAACGGAGCGTTGTGATTATACGATTCTCAGACCTCTTGGTCGGCCTCTCTCCTGTATCTTAATCTTATTCCTGTTCTGTTTGTTTGGAGACTCTTAAAAATAGGTGTCCTCAGCATTTTTACTTCAAATCCCTGTTCCTCTCCTTGCTGGTCTGTTGTGCTGCAGCCTCCGTGATGGCTCGTCACCTCCCCGGAGGGCTTGCCACACCTGTTCCCTCAACGCTGGTTCCGGTGGGACTTGGGTCACGCAcactgccctccaccccccaaacCTGGCTGATGGCATTTCACGGCTCTCCAGGCCAGATGTGATCGTTGCTGaccagactgtgagctccttgtgGACGAAAAATGTGTGTTTAACGTCCCCTGGAGCGCCCCCTGGTTACAGGCTACAcgttcatttaaataaataagcttgCCACATAAAAACAGCTGAAGTAGAAGATGCACGTGATAAgagactctcttcctctgcacaTCTAGTGGTTTTTATTGGATGTGTTTATTTTCTAGGTGTGGAGTGAAGTTAACCAAGCTGTCCTAGATTATGAAAATCGTGAGTCAACACCCAAGCTGGCAAAATTACTGAAACTACTCCTTTGGGCTCAGAATGAGCTGGaccagaagaaagtaaaatatccCAAAATGACAGACCTCAGCAAAGGTGTGATCGAGGAGCCCAAGTAGAGTCCGTGCTGGTGGCCCTGCGCTTCCCCGGCACGGACTCCTCGGAGCAGCTGTCTGTGACTCAGAGATTTTTACTGCAGTAGAgaactcttttttcccctttttctttctttctttcttttctttttttttttgactcggCATCTTTTTTAAAGGGAAACGTGGCCCTTTTAAGTGCTGGAAACCGTGCAGTGAATGGCACTGTCTCTTTGGCAGTGCAGTGCAGACTCTGTGCGTGCTCTGAAGGCAAGGACGGGCCGCGGGGCGCTCCTGCTGTTTGGCTCCTGAAGGATCACACCCCCGTCGAGTGCTCGGTTAGGAGGGGATATTGTTGAACTGAGGCCTCCCACTCAAACCTACAAAAAGCACTGatcattattttgctttgttaGCTTGTAGGCAGAACATATGTTTTCTCAGCTCTCCCAAGACTCGTCAGGCCTTTGTGGAGAAGTTTTCTCTTAccccttggttttttgtttttgttctttcataGGAAAGACTATATAAATTTGTAAATCCTAATTCAAAGACTTCTTTTGTGTGAGGGCATTGAGtttgatttgttttcccttttggtCTGGGTTGTGTGGCTTTTGGGGTGATGTGTGTGTGAGGGGCGGGgctgtgtgttttttaattttttaaatatatattttggtgctGGTTGTGGTGAGCGACTTTCCTAGTGGATCAATGAACCTTCTCTTCTAGGCAGTTTTGTTGAAAATAAAGGTTTCTCTTTGATCTCAAGAATGACCAAAATGTCCTCTAAAAAGTTTTAATCATCTCAAACCATTTGTTTTCGGGGCTTCCGtcctggtggtgatggtggtggcatcAGCTAGTTCCTGCAGCCAGAGGGCCGCTTGCCCCGTCTGGTTGGTCTGGTGTGTGTGCTAGGGAGCCGACCCCCGTGGGCGGAGGGGCGCCGGTGCTGACAGGTGTGTGTCGGCTGCAGGCTGCCCTGACCGGGAGCGCAGCAGGTCAGTGTGTGGTCACTGGCTTGTGCTGTGCTGCTTGTGAGTTCACAGGCATCCTGAATCTGTGCTCTGTGCCCTCCCGCATCCCGCcaccagggcaggggctgggacaCGGGTGCCCTTGTGACTCGGTGTCTCGGCGTGGGGCAAACACGTGCGCATGGACTCACTGCAGGgtgccccgggcatgatcctgtaggGCGATCCTTACAGAGCTCCTGACGGACCCCGCAGGCCGAGGCTTATGGAGGTGGTGCTGACTGTGCCCCGGGGCGCAGGGCCCGTGTGGCCATGGGTGGCTCCGGCCCATCGTCTGGTGGGAGCTGCCCGCTGCCGCAGTGGCTGGGGCTCAGTTGCCCTGGGcagatcctggtcccaggatggagtctggCAGCAGGGGCTTGGCGGAGGGAGGTGCCCAGAGCCACTGACGTGGGGAGCGTGCTTCCATGACCAGAGAGGTCAGGCAGGCCTGTGGAGACGCCCGTAGGTCAGGTGGTGTGCCGCTGATGGCCGGGGCCATGTCCGCCGTGAGCCCGTGGGCCTGGGCATTGTCGCTAAGTACTGGGACATCAGCTGTTGGCCCACTTcgtgtctgccttccgcttgcACGTGTGCTCTGGGCGTAGTGGTTTGGAGCGGCGGACAGGCGCCTGCCCTGGGTGGTGACCGAGGCAGAGGCAGGGCGGTGCGGGCTCtgtgggccctcccggcctctgacTGCCCTCCTGCTGCCCTTTTGCTTTTGTGAGGATGAAGGTGGGGGTTCTCCTCGGCGCCCGGGAGGGAGCACGTGTCCCCTCCAAATGTGACCTTTCTTTGGGGCCGTTTCCTCTGAGGCTTGAGGGTGACAAGTTGGAGCAGAAGGTTTTAACCCTTAGGTAATTAATTAATCGTCGCCTAGAGCAGGAGCTGGAAGAGAAGCACGAGCAGAGAGGTGTCGGTAACGCTACACGTTTGAGACGCACCAGAGAATTCAGCATGCTTCTAGTGAGTTTTTCTTAGTGTATATAAGGCCCTTTATGTGCATAATTAATATACGATCCCCTGACACGCTCTTCACATGAGAGGGTGTGAGATGGGTAGTGACGGGAGGTCCTGTACGCAGGAGTCACCCCTGAACCACCAGGGCCCAGACGGGGCTCGCCTCGCACCGGTTCACCTGTCGGGCCCATGAGTGACGTCACG belongs to Canis lupus familiaris isolate Mischka breed German Shepherd chromosome 24, alternate assembly UU_Cfam_GSD_1.0, whole genome shotgun sequence and includes:
- the GID8 gene encoding glucose-induced degradation protein 8 homolog, translating into MSYAEKPDEITKDEWMEKLNNLHVQRADMNRLIMNYLVTEGFKEAAEKFRMESGIEPSVDLETLDERIKIREMILKGQIQEAIALINSLHPELLDTNRYLYFHLQQQHLIELIRQRETEAALEFAQTQLAEQGEESRECLTEMERTLALLAFDNPEESPFGDLLHMMQRQKVWSEVNQAVLDYENRESTPKLAKLLKLLLWAQNELDQKKVKYPKMTDLSKGVIEEPK